In the genome of Thunnus thynnus chromosome 6, fThuThy2.1, whole genome shotgun sequence, the window AAAAAACGTTCCCTGTAGTGACTTGTGATTAAATGTCTCAATCAGTTCCTTTTCAAGCCGCAGGACAAGTTAGAAATAGTTTGAACCTTGCAACCTGCAGATGATGTAGCCCTTAATCTagcaaaaatgttaatgttgatttcttattttcctctaCTTTGCAGAACTCCCTTTCCTACCTTAACCCCTCACATATTGGCATTAACTGAGAAGTGTACTGATGGAGCAGAGGATCCTCAGTTTGTTGCGCTCATGCCATCGCTTCCATGCCAAGTCCCGGTCCTTGACTGCTCCTAGCACACCACCATCTTCAACAGTACATCCCTGCAACACAGCGCACGTCCAGCTGGGCTGACACAACCATCAAAGTCACCAGATCATTGTTGTGGACATACAGGTTTCTACAAGTTTTAAGATTCTTCAGATTTCTTGAGTACAGCATTCGTCCCACACCAGAAGCTTCTGGTGCAAAACAATAAATCCGggagaaaatattaatattttgaatAGCAACATTGCAACCTTGTTGTTCTTTTTGAGTACAGTAGTCTCTGTGTCTTGattataaaaactgtaaaaagttCCTGAGTAAATATCTCAGATATTCCCAGTGCTTGCAGTGTATCCAGATTGCAAACCAAATTGTACATGTATCTAATCTAAATAGTGTTAATGTATTCAACTCActtaacattttaatgtgaTGAATAAATTTCTGAAGGTCAAACATGGTAGAGAAACTTTGTACATAAGAGTAGataattcaatatattttgaAAGATAAATAATTCATAAATCTATATGAAATACAAGAGTGAGGGAAACATTAGAGGGATGATGCTTTATTATGAAAAGGGAATGAAAATCTACTGAGTTTGTCCTTTCTTATGAAATGTAGAGGCATGAAATAAAGATGCATTAACTTCacttgtgtctctgtgtctttgctGCAGAATCACACTCAGTCATTCACTGAATTATGTATATCGAATTAGGGGAAACGGGGCTGTCAACGCTGGGGGATTGCCGTGGGCTGTTTGTTGGAGACAATGTTGCTGTTATATAAGTTCCCTGTTCTTATCAGAGGGGAAATGGAAGCGTATGGAAGTTCATTAACAATAAACCTATTGAGAgagcaaaacaaattaaagcgGTAATTAATCTGCGAGTTGAGATTTAAAGATTGTGAGTGATTCATGAGGCGGCGAGCAAGGACAGAACTAAAAGTGGAATCAGTGTGTGGAGCAGATTTATATCACTAGAGAGGATTTATATTATGAGATTTGAGCGAGAAGTAGAGCTTcctctgtttacatttttaaagttgcATGTTCTCAGTTTTGGTGATTTCTATCACCAGCGTGTAAACGCCAGGACAAAGTAGAAATCCATTAAATCGGTCCTGTCATTCTGTTCATAACATCAAGCTTCTTCTCAGAGCGGTTCATTAGCCTTTCCATCTGTCAAAATTTGAACTGTGAAAACATGAAGTTTTATCCTTATAAGACGTGTACTTTTGAGCCTTTTATACAGTAAGTACAAACATTCTGTTAAATCAGCTGGAGAAAACTGTCAGCGGcctttttcttactgtcaacaagtCCCATGATgagaccaaaactaacaattaattgatcctactaacaagtatttcATGTGTAGCCAATGCTTTACTTTACATAGcctattcctctgtgccattcagctccattgttgttgtccaaaacctattagaaacacatcagtgagccagcGCTCCTTCATTACGATGAACACAGATGGTGGCGTTTATTTTGATTCCACATACAACGTCCTGCTGCCTTCAATACGTGCAACCAATCTGCagctaaaaatacacacagtccCCAAATAGACTACGTATTCCTGTTTGAAAGACGTTCGCTAAAAAACGTCAGAACCCAGCTTTTTCAGGAAATTACTTACcctttttaaaagatgaaagatTTCAATAAACATGCATGAAATGAGGATTTTAGGCTCAAAGGTTTTGTCGAATTTGATAAACTGTCCCCACATGCTCTCATGTTGACTTGTAGATTGATTATAGTTTGAATTAATTTTGTAACCACTCATGTATTTAATAAACCTGCATGGAGTTTTACTACAGAGGCAACATACAAGTCAATAAGGTCATACTGGTGAGCTGGGGCATGCTGGGCCCTCAGCTGAGACATACAGATGTGTCCCTTAAGTCTAAAAAAAATTAGTTTCCCCCATTTAAATTACCTCCTTGTACTGTTTGAGTGAGACTTTTTTATAAATCGTCATAGTGGATTTCAACTGTTCGGTGCTGCCTGTGGTAAGATTTTGGTTTggcatttaaaaacagaacaaagggGAGACAGCTTTGTGCCATCATTTAATGACGTTAAAATGAACCAATACAAATGCAGAGATTTAAAGTGGTATGTAAATGTCAGCTACCAGGCCTTCTCCGTGCAGGAAGTGACTGATCTAACCCAAACTGAGCTCCACTACGGTATATACAGTATCCACAACAGACTTCCTCAGCTACGGCCAAAGGACACAAATACAACCTCTGGCTATATCAAGCTACTATCCCACTTTGCATGTTTGtgagtttttgtttatttactggTATCCataggaataaaaaaaaaataccttgAAAAAAAGGGAGGCTTCTATATCGAAAGTGAATAATATTAGTCATATTTAAACTCctatggaaagaaaaacagaaaaatcaggAAATCCCTTCACaaattgatttgcagtgatgtctcttaagtataaaaatattgttcAATCAATACAAGGTGGTgtagttaaaattaaaataactaTGTAGACAGCTGTGTTGCTAAATAATCCCCAGACCCAACAGGTTACGTTATATACATCAAAACTGCTCACACAAAACGTTTTTCTATACATAAGTTACGGCATTCACACATTCAAAAGTGGAAATACTATATAATCGCAActcaaaaaaattcaaataaaatataacaaatgcaAATATTCAGTAAATGCAATGTGATACAGGCTTACAGCTATGAGAAGatgcaacacaaaacaaaagtgaaCTGGATTTACATGTCAGCTGTTAAACTGTGAAATGCAGAAATGGATTTGATGAACAGCCAGTCTCCTTTGGTCCTTGTGCATATGGCAGACaaatttttataaatgtgtcagCTGGATTTGAGAGATACTGGAGGGGCCTTCACCTGCCGGCCCCTCAGCGATGTAAATCTCAAGATTCCCTCACTAATTATATCCTCCCAGTATGCTCTGCATCGTGAAATCTATTAAGACAAAAGTGATCATGGTAGCAAGTCCCCCAAATTGTGGAATTTATTGGTCCTGCACGCAGCATGGCCACCTGCTCAGTCCTTAGTAACACCTACTTTCCAATTCGCCCTCTGCAGACAAGATGTGCCAGCCCCGAAGTCCCGGTTCTCCTCCTGACACCTGcaaggaaaaaggaaaatgatcaTTAATACTTATGATGACTTAAGTTATGTGGAGCTTGAAATCATTTTTAGTATCATAGGAACCCTCTGATTACTTATTTGAAGCCTCTTAGTTCAAAAGAGATCTTCTAATATTGGTGTGACACGAGTCCACCAGCGTTCTACATACAGTTCTCCGCCTGCCCGCCGCTGCTCtccatgtttttcatgtttttacacttaACCGCTTCCCAGCCTCGTCTTTTAAGTTCTATTTTTGAGGAATAAACAGTAATGACGCCTGGTCCATAAATACAAATATCTGAGCcacagtttatttttgtttgtccattttcttttttgaatgTGTATTCGTAGGTCTGTGTTTGCAAgaacttttaaatgtttgtgttcacaTGGGAAAAGTCTGTAGGGGACATTGGttggggggggtggagggtaAATGTGTGCTATTATGGTTATTAAAAGGTGggtttgggttttgttttattctcttctttttaCTTTTGTGCTGGGGTTCAAAATGCTCTTCTGAAGTCAGTTCAAAAAACCCTATGGCGACAGGAAATAATTAACTAATAGGAGGcgtagtaaataaataaagaataaaaagcccctaaaaatgtaatttatacaATTCATCATatgctgttaaaataaaacGTACATGGACATGCTACAGTGTGTCTCAAAATGCTGTAATGATATTTACGTCATGATTACATACAGAAGCAACCGGCATGACTGAAAGTTAAAATAATGCTACTGTCGACTCTGCTGTGGAGGAGTTAATTCCTCCAGTAGGAGTAACATTTGTAGCAGTGGTTTGGTTATAAAAGGTCAGATCGACAACAAATCATGACAATATGTAAGAAATGTAAGAAGATggcaaaacaacaaatttatttcaacatttcaagcATCTCTCAGGTGAAAGTGGATGTGCTGACCTGCAGGGCCTGGAGATTCAGTAGAGCCCGATCTCCCTCAGGTTGATCTTGATGATGACATCAGTGACCGCGTCGAACACAAACTGCACATTCTTGGTGTCTGTGGCACAAGTGAAGTGGGTGTAGATCTCCTTGGTGTCCTTTCGTTTATTTAAGTCTTCAAACTGGCACTGGATATAAGCTGCCGTCTCTTCGTACGAGTCACCGCCTACAGGACATAAAAGCTTAGTTATAGAAAGATGCTGGTTATGAATTACATGATCTCTGGAAAAAAagctctttttatttttaacaatgtggGTTAAACAAAAGATTAGATTAATCTGTGACCACGTTTAGCTGATTTCCTGCTGCTACAAACAAactttttctctgttctctgccAGTGAATCACTTTTAGGGtaagaaatgaatgtaagtctatataatgtccccaaaagtgacctaagtaaacgtgtgtgtgtgtgtgtgtgtgtgtgtgtgtgtgtgtgtgtgtgtgtgtgtgtttatattagcaacaaataatcattaaaaggacaaataatgacaacaataatACTAATTGTGATTATTATCACAATTAAGTTATCAATGGGTCTTGTTttgatgtaaataaatgataacaaAATTCAATCATTAAGTTAATGTAAATCAATATACTTGGCAGGTGTAcgagtaaacaaacaaacaacaacagccacagagatcattttcaattttcatctGAGTTTCTACTGGTTGTTGTCATGAACAGATGAATTTTACTGTTATCATTTCACATTTGGGGATTTCTCTCAGTAAATAGGGGAGTTTCTGAATGTCTGTTTTGGATTCAAAttcattatatattttgtttatatttgggAAATATTTCTCCCTTAAAGCTGTTTAACTTTGGACACGAGGTGAGAAAGTGTAgctctgtctctacctgtcgtCTGTCACACTGGGAGTCTCTCCTCCTCCGGCTCTGTCTATGTCGACCCTTTTCTATGTCTAGTCTGTGTTCACTGAGTCTGTATATTGTCAAGACTTTTCTTAATTTAggagtttttattgttttcaggtaatttgttagtgtTGTTGTTTCCTTCCAATACgaaatatattttccttttttttttctctaacaaGTTGAAATGGATGAACTGTGACATAATCCTTTCTGATCTATAAATAGATGCAACTGTCATAATCCATCATGGACATTAGAACAGCTTGGGTTAATAAAACTGACAGGGAAAAATGCGCTACAGTAAATTGTTTAGACTTTAGACAAAATGCTGGCAAGTTAGGCTGCATCTGGTTTACTGTGCAGAGAATGTATATGATTATAAACATACTCGCTGTGCTGCAGAAACTAAATCCTATAGTCCTGTCCGGTCTGCAAACAATATGAGCCGTAACGATCCTGAAACTCTTAgttaattgaaataaatcaaaagcaTAATTATACATTTCCAGAAAGTAAATacaacagaaagagaaataattatAAACTTCAATAAACTGCTGATACACAAACTTCCtcaaaattttttaaaaagtctctgCACACATCAGTATGTGACAGGTGCGTCGGAGGAAACTCCCACATACTGTCTCACTGCTTGCTAGAATATTTGTTAGTTTACGACATTTTGGTCTGTTCGATAAGTTTGTCTCACCGGAGTACTCGGGGTAGCAGATAGTGAGCGGACTCTTGCTGATCTTCTCCTCAAACAGGTCCTTCTTgttgaggaagaggatgatggaGGTGAGCGTGAACCACTTGTTGTTGCAGATGGAGTCGAAAAGCTTCATGCTCTCGTGCATCCGGTTCTGAGGAAAGAGCAGATGACAACTTACCCGTAACTTCAATCCCATTTTTCAACAGAAAAGGGAAAATCTTCTGACTCTGATATATTTAGATGCACTAAGAGGAACAAAGCTAAACTCACCATCTCCTCATCCTCGGCCAAAACGAGGTCGTAGTCGCTAAGCGCTACGCAAAAAATGATAGATGTGACTccctcaaaacaatgaatccacTTCTTCCTCTCCGAGCGCTGACCCCCGACATCAAACATCCTGGAGACAGAGACATAGCAGCAGCATGAATAAATACACAGTctcattttaatgtcattttaattttagagTTTTATGAGGATGAGCTTCTTAAAAATCCAGGGcaagagcacaaacacacaaacacaaacacacaaacacacacacacacacacacacacacagcaggctgGTGACCTCACTCTGTAAtctcatgtttgtgtctgctgCCTCTAACTCCACCTGAGGCCCTTTGAGGCAAAATGAATCTATACTGAGCTGTTTAACCGACACACAGATGAAATGACAGAACGCTGTGTGCTTCAACACCAATTCAGTGATTACACATTTCCAGATCCCTGaacgtgtgttttttttatggggTTACAAAGGCAGGCCAGGGAGGCTATTACAGTTAATGTTTCACCAATATTTATAAGTACAGGAGCTAGACAGAATAATGTAAAAGGACTGAAGCAATGTAATTACATTAACTGCTACAGGGGTGGGTCATATTAGGCTGAATGCCAGTCGGCAGCATTTGGCGGTTACGAAAGAGGTTTGAAAATCAGCACTTTGATGTGCAATttttcaaagcaacatgagACAACTAACAAAGCTGCACAGTAGTGAAATCTGCTGTGACCCCACTGCAAAAATCAATATGATAACataaatgataaacattatgacaaacaaaatgagacGAACAACATGGACATGCACGACCCTTTTTTCTATGTTGAGCTATTGCAGACGAGGGACGGACTGTtcctttatattatatttcccAAACAGTTTAGTCTGAAAACATCTCAAAGGCCTGGAGAAGTAAACCTGGTATTtcacaagacaaaaaacaaacaggaaaagagtagaaaaagtcaaaaaaataaatattttgtgcagCTTAATTTGTTGTTTCTTGTTTCCTACCGCACCTTGCAACCTCTTTGAAGGACCCAGACCCCCAgtttgggaaacactgagttAAGTTTATAATGAGGACATCTCACTGTTGACCGATACAATAAACTAGTGCTGGCTGCGACTGCCAGTAAAGCTTAATAAGTTATTTTTATGGCACAAACAGCACACCTGAGGCCAGGGCGCCTTTATGAGGAAGTACAATACAACTATACTAACTTGAAGTAGAGATTTTTGAAGGTGAAGTGAGTTTCCACGATGCCAGTGGTCTTCACACGTGTACGCAGCACGTCCTGCTGAGTCGGGACGTAGTTCGGCTGGCAGATCCGGTCCAAGTCATTCAGGTAGctgagagacaggaaacacgGGTTTGTGAAAACGATCCCAGATCCAATGTAAATATGACAGTGTGATTTTAATAAATTCCAGAGGATTATCAGGCTTTTAATACATGAAAAAGTCACAACACAGCAAAGCGACATGTttttttggacacttttgtctTGTGAAGTGGAGGGCTTGTTCTACACACAGACATCCAAGGACTCAACAGAATGATACTAAATATGGGCTCATATTTTGGTGGATGATAAACACTGGCTCCTTGTGGGTTGAGTAAAAACAGACTAACTCCACTGGTTCCTCCCGTCTAGTAGTGTGGACAAAGAGCACCAGGAGCCACGACAGCTCGGCTGttttcaaaacaaagaacatgtcCTTCACACTGAGCTACTTTCTTTCAGGGTGAATGTGATATAAACgctacagaaacagaaaatcaggGGCTTTATCCGTGTCTGATGGGTAACACAAGCCTGGACTATATTTAGCTCAAATGgctttgtttgcattttttcacTTAACTCCATCAGACAGTTTTATCCAGTGGTTGACTATCATAACAAACTGAAACCATTTTGTCAAATGAAGTGATATCTAAGCAGCTGTAAGTGGATAGAAACATTTTCCAGCTGTCAGTTTCTCCTTCGACTTTCTCCCTTTTCAGGAATGCAATCAGCTTTACAAGCTGACACAAGACCTTGAAGAACAAGACACATCTTGCCCCTCCTTCTGTCCTCCTGTGGAAATATTACAGAAACTCTCTCTAACAGTTGTCATCCTCCCTGTGATGAGGAAAACATGATTACAAAACAATGTCTTACGGAGTACGAGCTCGAAGCCCGATGACGAAATTTCAAATTTCACTACAGGTCGTTAAAGCAGTTTCACTTCTGCCAGGAATTTTCAGAAAATGAGATAAGCAAGTTGAGTTTGAAATCTCTTATTTTTgaagacaaaataaactaaGACGTTTTTTTATCTTGAATCCCTGCTTAAAGAAGAGGTTTAATCCTATTTTATCATAAACCGTGCATTAAAAGAATTACTGGTCGCTCTGATCAGTCTTCCAGTCCATACTGGCTGTAAAAAGATCCTAATGTGACAAAACCCTCAGTCCTCGTTCTGTGTAGAATCTGAAGTTCAGCTGGAGCTAATTtgaggtttcagcagtctgagtcatcTTAGTTaggtttttattattacaaaattCCCTCCTTGTGTTTCCCTGGACAGTACTGTGTAGCTGCAACGAAGGGATGGCAACACAAAGGAGGAATTTTTATGAGTATTTGTTTAGTattttttggtgattttatgcctttattagacaGTTGACGAAGTGTGGAAAGAGAGAAGTGAGGAAAGACGAGAGACTCTTGATGGACGGACCTAAGGAGGAGTTGCTTTGAtgagtttttaattaaaaatgttatagCAGCCTTCCTTACAGTCAAGAAGGAGAAACCATCTCatgttattcatctataaagcttccaaactacctcacatctcttctctcatttaaatctagtAACTACAGTAAACGATCCAGTAATTAATTAACCTCAGATATCCTTCGTGTACGCACCAATGTTGGCAGAACTGGCTTCAAGAATGAACTGCAAGCTGCCCTCAAACTTCAGTCTTACACTCCtcttggagattttaaagctttattatctgaCGTTTTTTATGATtctgtgactgtttttattaattccttGTTCCTTgtttgtgtagttgtgttgttactgtctgctgattgtgttcttgtcttatgaatgtttcttgttctcagactgcctgattaaataaagatttttaaaaaagtgttaataGAACCATAATACATACAATGGAAAGAAATTAGGGAATGCTTAAATCTTCTTAAAGGTCgttaaatttgaactttaaagtgaattttttaacagaatgaggactgtggatcttcatcacttacattggcGCAGCACTAGGAAGGGACCATTATGGACAGGAGGCAGCAACCAATAActctttcaatgtacatatggaCATATGAgcattattttaagacagataAATTCACAGTAATCTGTAGATTGACTCGTAGTCAGCACTTTGTTAAGTTTACAGGTGTCTGTATGTAGAGAAGTCAACAGAAACAGTCAACAAGAAGTCCTCACTATGCAGCAGAGTCGTTGAGCTGATACTCTCGCGATCGATCGAAGCACGCCTGAACTCCGGTATCGCTCCACAACCTCTGAATCACGCTGGTCAGCTCTGCCGACAGCGTCCCTTCCTCCGCCGAGCTCGCCAGGGCAAACAGCTGGCGGGCATCGTCCtggaaacaaacacaatcatttctgtcattttgaagAACTTCCTGTGGTGATTCATTTCTTAAAGCGTACCTAACTACCAGAATGTGGCTCTGTGGAAGTCATGTTTAAGTGTGGTTAGCTTACCGCCCGCGCAGCATCCCCAAAATCTATCTTTAACCGTCCCATCGCCCTGATGATGGCCATGATGGACTGGATGGTGTTGCTGTACACCACCACCTTGTACTGTTTGCACTCCTCTTCTGAGTAGCCATCTTCATGAATGAttctgacacagaaaacaaagtccaAACAGGCTTTTAGAGTTCAGATAAATATGACGGTGTGAACAATTGCTCTCACAAATGTGGGACATATTAcaaatttgaagatttttcATGCAACACTGTCATTAGTGCTGGAATTTCAGCTTCAGTGAGCATGCAGCTTGCCTAATGTGGGAAATGGGGGAGTCTATTCAGGTCCTGCCAGGCTACGACTGGCCTCTGCGGCCTTTGTTTAACATGTTGTGTAAAAGGGAGCTTCCTCCTCTGCCTGAGTGGAGCAAAATGAGGCTCCTACTCTGCTTCTACAGCATTTCCACAAAGATGAACCCTGTTTGTGATTACAGCTCTCACTGCACTATTAACCTCTGACAACAGGGCTGCGGCTGAAAGTGGGAGTGAGCGAGTGGAACTGTGTTTCGTCAAATTAAGACAAAAATAGGGTGAATGTTTCTTACAGGATATAGCGGTTTGATATCATGCCATGTGCACTGTTATCAGAAATGAGTTATAAGCTGTAACTTACTTCATCTGCTTTACTATCGTGCTTTTCCCAGATTCGCCAGCACCTGAAAAAGATGGACAGTAGTTATATGCAACCACATCAGGAATGACAGCAGCCACATAATATCTCACAGTTTCAGAATCCTCTCGACGGCGGATCAATCCAGCTTTTCATAAGGGTTGAACTTAATTTGATCTAAGTTAATCACACATCATACAGTATGCAGTATGTTTGCctcaaaaagccaaaaaaaaggAGCCTTGTGATGAATTTCAATGGCAGACATTTAAGTGGAGCCTGAGGGAGTTTGTACGGTCATGAAGCAATGAAGCACTCCCCTGCATACAAGCGTATTATCAGAattatgagaaataaaactaatttcTCGTTGCCCATAGGAAGACACATGGACATCAGTGTCATGTGGAGGGATCATATTCTAGCTGCTCGCCCAACACATACAACAGTGTATAAACTACCGCAGCCCGAAGCACAGAGAGCATCGTGGGAAATGGTCTCTTTAGGAAGTGAGAGCTTTGAAATCTTTCTCAACAGTGTGCTTCTGCACAAAAGATGAACTGATGACTGGAACAAATGTTATGAAGGGTATTGCAATAATAAGTGGGAAAATGACTTCACATGAGGAACCTTTACAGTATTTCTACACTAATCAGccaaacaggaaacagttgTCATGCTTCTGGCTGAGCCAGTGTTTTTCCAGAGACAATCCCAGATATCATGCTGTTCTGGGCGTTAGAGAGCACAGAGGGcataaaaacaccacaaatgATCCAAAGAGTCTGTCAGCAATCTGAAGCCCCcccaaaataacaaacacaccAACTGGCTCGCCGACCCAAACCCAACCGGCACCGAAAGACAACTCTTAGATGTAACATCGACGGCCTTTTTCAGATTTACCATGTctttaaaatatctgtattcGTGGTTTTTTGTAGATCTGtatgaaaaaagaacaattaaaacaacCTTCATGCCCCTCTGTGATTCTTCATTGATCAGAAAGGTTCGTCTCTTTCATATCATAACGAGTCACTACAGCAGCGACACTGTTGTGAACAATTGTGTTTATTGGAATTGAACAGTACATGtactgtagggctgcaactaatgtcATTACtatcattattgattgatctgcagattattttcttaatcaattagttgttttgtagaaaacagtgaaaaatgcctgtaaATTTCCTAAAGccaaaggtgacatctttaGATCGTTTGTTTTGTCTCCCCAGTCAGATGAGTCCAAAGCCCAAAGATAATATctacagattaaataaacaagataaaacGTGTCagtcagtgagctttagaggtgctggtgggcggatttttttacttttggacagagccaggcaagTTGTTTCCCCCcacttccagtctttatgctgagcTAAACTAACCGTCTGCTGGTTCGAACAAACagatattattaattaattaattgaccTTGAAAATCCAAATTAACTACCGAACACTGATATGACTTAACTGTGATATTTgggtttgcttttttttttttgctgagcgaacctgaagaagctactAATAAAGTCACAATAAAATCATATCAGTGtgcggtggttaattttgattttcaataatataatatgttgcatatatatatgcaaaCAACCAGCATCTGATTGAAAGTACTGGCTGTGCACGGGGAGTTCTGTTCACTAattaattgaccttgtttgctgTTTAAGGTATCCTGTCAACAGATGAGCAGATGTATCTTTTATAATAACGGCCTGTGGAGAAAATGCTTTTCGGGCTGCAGTACAATTGTTGGTCCCTTGGATAAATTGGCAGCAAGGTTGACTCGCTGTGCTGAATCTAGCtctcttaaaggggacatatgcacatttccaggtctatatttatattcttgggCTCCACTGGAATATGTTTGCATGATATACAGTTCAAAAACTCTTAAACTGAGGggctttatgcagcccctcagttcagcctctatctgaaacaagccattttagctcctgtctctttaagacctcCTCCTGATGatccactctgttctgactggTTAGCTCTCActtctttttgttgttctttacttgaaatgtcaacttctcaaatacgtttgtacatgttcaagcccgaatccaatccgaaatatgCCCGttgacaacgtgaacaacccatggaacgacctcagcaacaaaggctacagggCGCATGGCCATTTGCGGGAACAAGCAAACAATCTGATGAGGACGAAGTAAAGGTTTTATAGTTTAGGTTGCAGAAGAAGCGTTTAGAGTAGACTGAAGTGGCGGCTTTTACATACATTGACCACAGGTTTTGGACCTTTGAACGTGTTCAACacagatatccaacatcatacattgtaactgtataaaaataacagaaagtcaCAAAATGCCCCTTTAACAGATCAATGATTGAATACACACTCAAGCCAGATGTATCAGTGAATGGATTTGGACCCAGCTCTCAGTGGTGGCGGGCTCGCTTTGCCCCTTGTGTCGACCATTCCTTCGCCCTGGAGTCAGCAATTTTTCATAGCTGGAGTTTAATTAAACAAGCGTCAAAGCATGTGTGCACATCAAACATTTGATGTCAAACTCAGACAACCGGTGAGAAATTATTTCCATAAACATCTGGGGTGAGTTTACACTGGCAGTCGAACCTCCTTTTGCTTAATATAATCACAGTAATTATGAACGACCGCAGGATGAAGAAGTTTTACGGCACTGGAATTTGAAATATGGATGGcagctttttttcttaaaacagccCGGAATTAAAGTCTTGATGGaggaatattttaaaataaggCAAACTTTGTCTTAATATAGTTGTTTCCCCCAAAATGTGGCGAGGCCAGTTAGGAATCCTTTCAGAACAGATGAATTTTGTCAAGGAGGCTTACAGTTGAGTAATATGTTCGGACGGCCGGCCAACAAGAATTAAATCCATGAATTCTTTGGTTAAGCTGTCACCA includes:
- the gnai3 gene encoding guanine nucleotide-binding protein G(i) subunit alpha translates to MGCTISAEDKAAVERSKMIDKNLREDRDKSSREVKLLLLGAGESGKSTIVKQMKIIHEDGYSEEECKQYKVVVYSNTIQSIMAIIRAMGRLKIDFGDAARADDARQLFALASSAEEGTLSAELTSVIQRLWSDTGVQACFDRSREYQLNDSAAYYLNDLDRICQPNYVPTQQDVLRTRVKTTGIVETHFTFKNLYFKMFDVGGQRSERKKWIHCFEGVTSIIFCVALSDYDLVLAEDEEMNRMHESMKLFDSICNNKWFTLTSIILFLNKKDLFEEKISKSPLTICYPEYSGGDSYEETAAYIQCQFEDLNKRKDTKEIYTHFTCATDTKNVQFVFDAVTDVIIKINLREIGLY